A section of the Xiphias gladius isolate SHS-SW01 ecotype Sanya breed wild chromosome 8, ASM1685928v1, whole genome shotgun sequence genome encodes:
- the commd9 gene encoding COMM domain-containing protein 9 isoform X1, translating to MAATVSSEDFTNFQLLLKAPSKDAVRDVCLQSHGAPSRRLAETTAATLGIPAAQAAQLVQSLHVLSHHVLFYNLSSPEQILALFPESFHPSLKNLITKILLENSPTWRTEAVGDQISLPQLKELDWRVDMVTGSDSVSRMSVPTCLVQLKIEDPCPSAGGESDSTVTVELSRESLDTILDGLGRIREQLSAVAGK from the exons ATGGCCGCGACAGTTTCCAGCGAAGATTTTACCAACTTCCAGCTTCTTTTAAAG GCTCCGTCTAAAGACGCCGTGAGAGACGTCTGTCTGCAGAGTCACGGAGCTCCGAGTCGCCGGCTCGCGGAGACCACAGCGGCGACGCTAGGCATCCCCGCAGCCCAGGCCGCACAG ctGGTCCAGTCCCTCCACGTCCTGTCTCATCACGTCCTCTTCTACAACCTCAGCTCTCCGGAGCAGATCCTCGCTCTCTTCCCCGAATCCTTCCACCCCAGTCTGAAGAACCTGATCACAAAGATCCTGCTGGAGAACAG TCCAACATGGAGGACAGAAGCCGTCGGTGATCAGA tctcCCTCCCTCAGCTGAAGGAGTTGGACTGGAGAGTCGACATGGTGACAGGATCAGACTCAGTCAGTCGTATGTCGGTCCCGACCTGCCTGGTTCAGCTCAAG ATAGAGGATCCCTGTCCATCAGCGGGCGGTGAGTCGGACTCCACGGTGACGGTGGAGCTGAGCAGGGAGTCTCTGGACACCATACTGGACGGACTGGGACGCATCAGAGAGCAGCTGTCTGCGGTCGCTGGGAAATAA
- the commd9 gene encoding COMM domain-containing protein 9 isoform X2: MAATVSSEDFTNFQLLLKLVQSLHVLSHHVLFYNLSSPEQILALFPESFHPSLKNLITKILLENSPTWRTEAVGDQISLPQLKELDWRVDMVTGSDSVSRMSVPTCLVQLKIEDPCPSAGGESDSTVTVELSRESLDTILDGLGRIREQLSAVAGK; the protein is encoded by the exons ATGGCCGCGACAGTTTCCAGCGAAGATTTTACCAACTTCCAGCTTCTTTTAAAG ctGGTCCAGTCCCTCCACGTCCTGTCTCATCACGTCCTCTTCTACAACCTCAGCTCTCCGGAGCAGATCCTCGCTCTCTTCCCCGAATCCTTCCACCCCAGTCTGAAGAACCTGATCACAAAGATCCTGCTGGAGAACAG TCCAACATGGAGGACAGAAGCCGTCGGTGATCAGA tctcCCTCCCTCAGCTGAAGGAGTTGGACTGGAGAGTCGACATGGTGACAGGATCAGACTCAGTCAGTCGTATGTCGGTCCCGACCTGCCTGGTTCAGCTCAAG ATAGAGGATCCCTGTCCATCAGCGGGCGGTGAGTCGGACTCCACGGTGACGGTGGAGCTGAGCAGGGAGTCTCTGGACACCATACTGGACGGACTGGGACGCATCAGAGAGCAGCTGTCTGCGGTCGCTGGGAAATAA
- the LOC120793790 gene encoding L-fucose kinase produces the protein MSRSSGGFRWTVVVLTCQHRDSVCSFQRELELRQQRGSLCEGALVLTVRDRQEPLGSGGATLNALLVAAEHLSSRAGHTVVTADVLDDAHILILHAGRVFPWSSCSRAFCWLPRENPDQKVQAPVCCLDLLLDCLSTQICPGSPPGVWVCSTDMILTIPPDFALSWEGFSGVRVLALPGDISYAANHGVYLSDQQGQVRDIIYKGTKEQIQQAVMPDGKVPLVSGPVFFSRSVSEKLLQTHVTPPLDGCTYLGLDSGAPPLQISLFLDVLKCLCSDLTQDQFVSEERAGCSSAVGPQGAPVRAGRKELWRILRGTPVRVVYVPGGRYDYLTLSGKQHVDRLTCDRTERNTLSHVQRESGVSEGARVINSVMEGAVAVATGAVVQHCHLQGPLDVPPGCLLSGLELSTSQCIRQLKLADNIIIQGHRIELGQLKLNVYTVVGAQDDLELCSDDNNASFLNQRWSLFYGRTGIQPEELWVRGEQRSLLEARLFPVLHPRGGAAGLEGGVGWLLRGDGCPRRWREAWRLSLKEVLSLTHQEAELQWREELLFLAGRRRVFDALVTQADVCLLPCFRAAVLGGQQEALLETLDNIAAGSREPGAEPGAELGVAARCLSCIADVLVCMAGGRGGLRSGPAANDAWSSAYFLLEEGNLRGGVHALAAQRADWLGGPDLLVRAARHYEGAGQVLLRQAVMSSQRFISIGQGEVPPLGEWQEVECPARLDLAGGWSDTPPIAFEHGGSVTNAAVRVDGKRPIGARARRIAEPRLLLVSYTGGLQSGVSTETVCDSLDDLRDYCQPHAPGALLKAVCVCSGLVSLSSQHPLGHQLMQKWGGGVELHSWSVLPTGSGLGTSSILAGALLAAVYRCTGRTYNTDSLIHAILYLEQILTTGGGWQDQVGGLVGGVKVGRSRASLPLQVEVERLRPPEDFLVSLEQHLLLVYTGKTRLARNLLQDVVRSWYSRLPSMVRNAQQLVANSEECARACSDGSLSRLGQCLDRSWQQKKLMAPGCEPASVRTMMEALKPLVLGQSLAGAGGGGFLYLLTREPRQRQAVLRVLDNTPGLGDFSVHSVELDMDGITVLPPS, from the exons TGCTGAACACCTGAGCAGCAGAGCAGGACACACT GTGGTGACAGCCGACGTCTTGGATGATGCTCACATCCTCATCCTCCACGCA GGTCGAGTTTTTCCCTGGAGCTCCTGCAGCAGAGCGTTCTGCTGGCTGCCTCGAGAGAACCCCGACCAGAAAGTCCAAGCTCCAGTCTGCTGTCTGGACCTGCTGCTGGACTGCCTCAGTACCCAG ATCTGTCCCGGTTCTCCTCCTGGCGTTTGGGTCTGCAGCACCGACATGATCCTCACCATCCCTCCTGACTTTG ctctTTCCTGGGAGGGCTTCTCTGGCGTTCGGGTTTTGGCGTTACCAGGTGACATCTCCTACGCAGCCAATCACGGAGTCTACCTGTCCGACCAGCAG GGTCAGGTCAGAGACATCATCTACAAAGGAACAAAGGAGCAGATTCAACAAGCCGTGATGCCTGATGGGAAAGTGCCACTG GTGTCAGGTCCAGTCTTCTTCAGCAGGTCTGTATCAGAGAAGTTGTTGCAGACTCACGTCACTCCTCCTCTGGACGGCTGCACCTACCTGGGCCTGGACTCTGGAGCTCCGCCCCTGCAG ATCTCGCTCTTCCTGGACGTGCTGAAGTGTCTCTGCTCAGATCTGACTCAGGATCAGTTTGTGAGTGAGGAGAGAGCCGGCTGCAGTTCAGCTGTCGGACCACAGGGGGCGCCGGTGAGGGCCGGCAGGAAGGAGCTGTGGCGGATCCTCAGAGGGACTCCAGTCAGAGTGG TGTACGTCCCCGGCGGTCGCTACGACTACCTGACACTGTCCGGAAAGCAGCACGTCGACCGACTGACCTGCGATcggacagagagaaacactcTGTCTCACGTCCAG AGAGAGAGCGGCGTGAGTGAAGGAGCTCGGGTGATCAACAGCGTCATGGAGGGAGCCGTTGCCGTGGCGACTGGAGCAGTGGTGCAACACTGCCACCTACAG GGTCCTCTGGACGTCCCCCCAGGTTGTTTACTGTCGGGTCTCGAGTTGTCAACATCACAGTGCATCAGGCAGCTGAAACTTGCCGACAACATCATCATCCAGGGACATCGCATCGAGCTGGGGCAGTTAAAGCTGAACGTCTACACAGTGGTGGGAGCGCAGGACGACCTGGAG ctctgctCTGACGACAATAACGCCTCCTTCCTCAACCAGAGATGGAGCCTCTTCTACGGCAGGACAGGAATACA gcCCGAGGAGTTGTGGGTCAGAGGAGAACAGCGCTCCCTCCTGGAGGCCCGTCTCTTCCCGGTGCTCCACCCCAGAGGAGGTGCTGCCGGTCTGGAGGGAGGCGTCGGCTGGCTGCTGCGGGGAGACGGCTGCCCGCGGCGGTGGAGGGAGGCGTGGAGGCTGTCTTTGAAGGAGGTGCTGTCACTCACCCACCAGGAGGCggagctgcagtggagggagGAGTTACTGTTCCTGgcggggaggaggagagtgttCGACGCCCTGGTGACTCAGGCAGACGTCTGCCTGCTGCCTTGCTTCAGGGCGGCGGTTCTGGGAGGCCAGCAGGAGGCGCTGCTGGAAACACTGGACAATA TTGCAGCAGGGAGCAGGGAGCCGGGGGCGGAGCCGGGGGCGGAGCTGGGCGTGGCCGCTCGCTGTCTCTCCTGTATCGCCGACGTGTTGGTGTGTATGgcgggggggagggggggtctGAGGAGCGGGCCTGCCGCTAACGACGCCTGGAGCTCCGCCTACTTCCTGTTGGAGGAGGGTAACCTGAGGGGCGGAGTCCACGCCCTGGCTGCACAGAGAGCTGACTGGCTCGGCGG GCCCGACCTGCTGGTCCGGGCGGCGCGCCACTACGAGGGCGCCGGACAGGTGCTGTTACGACAGGCCGTGATGTCATCGCAGAGGTTCATCTCCATCGGTCAGGGTGAAGTCCCGCCCCTTGGGGAGTGGCAGGAAGTGGAGTGTCCGGCCAGACTGGACTTGGCAG gcGGGTGGAGTGACACTCCCCCCATCGCCTTTGAGCACGGCGGCTCCGTGACCAACGCCGCGGTGAGGGTTGATGGGAAGCGTCCAATCGGTGCCAGAGCCCGCCGCATCGCAGAGCCCCGCCTCCTGCTGGTCAGCTACACCGGAGGGCTGCAAAGTGGGGTTTCCACGGAGACGGTGTGCGACAGCCTGGATGACCTGAGGGACTACTGTCAGCCTCACGCGCCTG GAGCCCTACTgaaggcagtgtgtgtgtgcagcggTCTGGTGTCCCTCTCCTCCCAGCATCCTCTGGGGCATCAGCTCATGCAGAAGTGGGGGGGAGGGGTGGAGCTCCACAGCTGGTCGGTGCTGCCCACCGGATCTGGACTGG GTACCAGCAGTATCCTGGCGGGGGCGCTGTTGGCTGCCGTCTACAGGTGTACCGGTCGAACCTACAACACGGACTCCCTCATCCACGCCATCCTCTACCTGGAACAGATACTCACCACAG gCGGAGGCTGGCAGGATCAGGTGGGAGGCCTGGTGGGCGGGGTAAAGGTGGGTCGTTCCAGAGCATCTCTGCCCCTGCAGGTAGAAGTGGAACGTCTCCGTCCTCCAGAGGACTTCCTGGTTTCTCTGGAGCAGCATCTCCTGCTGGTATACACCGGCAAAACCCGCCTGGCTCGGAACCTGCTGCAG GATGTGGTTCGTAGCTGGTACAGCCGTCTGCCCTCCATGGTCCGGAACGCCCAGCAGCTGGTGGCCAACTCCGAGGAATGTGCCAGAGCCTGTTCAGACG GCTCTCTGTCCAGACTGGGTCAGTGTCTGGACCGCTCGTGGCAGCAGAAGAAGCTGATGGCTCCTGGTTGTGAACCGGCCTCTGTGAGAACCATGATGGAGGCTCTGAAGCCGCTGGTCCTGGGTCAGAGTCTGGCCGGGGCCGGAGGGGGGGGTTTCCTCTACCTGCTGACCCGGGAGCCTCGGCAGCGGCAGGCGGTGCTGCGGGTTCTCGACAACACACCG GGTCTGGGAGACTTCAGTGTTCACTCAGTGGAGCTGGACATGGACGGGATTACAGTCCTACCACCAtcctga